In Lolium rigidum isolate FL_2022 chromosome 3, APGP_CSIRO_Lrig_0.1, whole genome shotgun sequence, the genomic window gacctttaaacttacatcGGTGGTTGGACTTCATGTCTCAATAATTCCTTTGTTTGCTCATACCAATGGCCTTacgatcaatcactaggggtgtacttgctcatatccatggctacacctatctatggctcctctctagaagaaacactatAAATACTATAAtgagcttcactaattatgaaaaccacacaaatgaaatagcaatttaCCTGAACACTAGctctcttgagttactccacttcacttcccttcatctcattgcattttactttattgcactttacttgTCTTACATTTTACtttttgcattttaatttcagcacttaTAGTTTCTAGTAAAAACCTCTACACATACACACTATATcttctagctttgcatagaaggccatataagtgggttatagggctttagagaatagatagtttaccttcagctccttaTGGGTTcgccactcaaatacttatcgaattgtattgCAGTGATCCcatgcacttgggggttatcaccatggtaaagCCGACCCGTTATGGAGGAAGCCTCCTCTCTCTATGAGCTGCTACGGGTCAACAACTAGGGACGAGATTGGGGAATGGGGACACAACCGCCATAGCACCTGCTGGCCGGCCTGCATGCTCGCGTGCTCAGTCCACCGCTGCTCATCAGCGAGATCCGCGACGAGTGCATCGTTGAGCGCCTCAACCTTGCGCCGCATGCACCTCTTAAACTGTTTGCAGGACCAAGGCTTGGGAAGGGGTTGCAGATGAAGCTTCTACAATTGAGGAGGGTGGATACAAAGTTGAGTGGTTTCCAGGGAGTAGGTGGAGGCGGCATTGGCTCTTGTCGGGGGAGAGAATTATGTGCTAGACAAAAGAGGAAAAGAGAACTAGCGAGGCGGTACCTAACTTGGCAGTGGCAGAACACTCGTAATATAAACTGCTCCGCCTTTCTCAATTCCTCGGATTTCGAAAGCAGCAGCTTCGCATTTTCTAGACAAAGTCGGGTCTACTTTGTGGATCTGTCTCCGTGGAGTTAGACTGTTCGGTGTTGCTCCCCACTAAAATTTAGACTTCCATAGAAGCTGAGCAACTCCCGAACATGCTCTAAATGGGTAGAGGCAATTCCAAAAGAGAGTGCAGATCATGTCACCGCAATGAAGATGCTTAAGGACATCTCATCTTTCCCATGTTCGGTGTCCAAGTATTCTTATGACTGATGGTGGTTCGCATATTTTTATTAGGTGTTGTTTGGAAAACATTAGCAAAATATGGTGAAACGATGGCTGGTTATCCATATCATCCTCAAAGTGTTAAACTGAATTAACTAATGGGAAGATTaagttaattttgcaaaaaaatttgTTAATAAGTCTAGGTCAGATTGGCCAAAGAGAATTAATGATTCTTTATAGGCTCATAGAACTGCTTACACAAACCCTaagggtatgtctccttataaaatggtttatggtaaAAAAATTCACCTTCCAATAGAATTTGAAAATAAATTTTATTGGCCAGAAAGACAACTAAACATTGACTTTCATTCATTGTGGTGCCTCATAAGAGTGTGCATAGTGGTTAATCCTTTTCTTATGCCTTCCTGGGCTTTTAATTCATAGTTGGTGATTTCTATCATAATCTTGTTGTTCCTATCTTTGCACTTGTGTCCATGTGCCTTCATGTGTTGTATAGGAATATTTGGGGGTGCCACAATTGTGTGTACAAAAATTATTCATACTATGCATGTCTTAGTGATATTGGTGCTTGTGTTTAGTGGAGAACATGTGTACATAATGACTAGATGATCAAGTGATGTTAAAATCTCCCCTCAAGTTTCCGTGGATATTTGAGAGTGATGCAACTTCTCTGGAATAAATCTGTTTGATCTATCTCAGTGATCTAAAATGCTCTGTACTCAAGTTACTGCCAAATAACCTATTGTTTGTAGTGATGTGTGAGTCTCTTCTGCCCCGGATCAACCTTGTTCTCGTGGTAAGCCTGCTCCTTGACTTATTTACTAGAATTTCTAAGTACCCATGGTGACATGTGGGTTACTTGATTGCTCTTTGTTCTCTTGGGATGGTTTAGTGTTTATCTGATGTTGATTGGATGTTGGTGGTCGATGGGAAATTGTACCATGGTTCTAACAACTGGTGATGTGTTTCATTGTTTCCTTTTATGCCCTAAGCTCTTGTTTGCTTGGTCGACAACACAACCGCCCCATGTAGTGAGTATGATGCTTACATGTGGGGTGCATATTGTTCAATTTACCACACTTGGGTGCATCCCCCTTGTGGATGTGCTCAGGATGGTTGATATTATCTAATGTAGATCAATTCTTTTGATCTGCCAACTTGATTGGTCTATTGCTGATTAGTTCTAAATATGATTAAGATTCTTGGTTattttattatatatatcttAACTTAGGCTTAGAGAGTACCACAACATGCCTATTGATGCCTAATTTAAGTGTATCAAATACATTACTGGTTGCTTGTCCCTAATGTCGCATCTTAGATTCTATATGATCAAATGACCCAAATGATCAATGTCCTAAACATTGATTCCTAGATTGAGTGGTATCTTTAGGACCTCTTTCTAAACTCCCAAAGTTAAGTTAAAACACTAAATTGCCTCACCTATGGTAAAGGCAAACATTTTAACATAACCCAATGTTTCTTTGTGTGTCTTTGTTTATTTTGCAGGTAAccggagaaagaagaagaagaagatcaaatTTAGTTTAGGTATTTCATTTCTTCTTTTTAACTTGTATTTTTCTTCCTATTTTGAgacttgtaatgacattgtaataaTATCTATGTAATAAAGGAAGAAATTATTTATCTATTCTTGTCATACATCTTATTGTTTGTATCTTCTATCTTTAGTTGCACTCCAAATTATGTATGAATTCTGTGCTTTTaaggttcaaatttgaactaaaattaTTCCCCATAAAATAAAGGAATCAACAAAGACCATGTCAAAATTTATATCACTCAACTGGTGACCTAAGCCTAGTCATTAGTGCAAGTGAAACTTTGACCTTTTTGTGTTTTTAAAGCAAGACCGAAAATATTCCCCTCATTTTCAGATACATGAATGCGGATACACAAATTCTAAATCTACCCCTCATTTGGTCCTAAAAGATGGAATGCTACATTTGCTAGAGTATGGATTTCTAGATTATTGTACTTGGTTTAAATTGCATTTCTAAATATGCTTAGTTGTGCATTTTTAATGTCTTTTAGGAGAAGTGGACGATGGAGGAACCGGGATGATGCGGCGAGCTAGATGAAAGAGGAGCTCGACATAAGGGCGCCGGGGTCTCCGTCATGGGCGCAGTGAAACCGGCATCTCTGTGTTTTTCATATTAATTTACCGATCGAAAAACATGTGGTTCTGGTTTTTCCATAACCGTAATCCTACGACATATGGTTATCTACCCCATCCAACCAACGACGTCCATGAAGAGAAGGGCTAAGTTCAAAGCTCGACCTACCTTACTCGTCCTACCGCACAAGAACTTCTACCATGACTCCCCGAGCGAGGCAAAAAAAATGAAGGTTTCAATATCAACTTAAGGTGTAAGACATCTTAAGACCTAACGTATGCCACATATACTCCAACCACCAACGCCTATAGTATATAACTGAAGATCATCTCATCAAACCCTAAAAGGTCCCGGAGGTGCATTCACGCCCAAGTCAAAGCTACTAACTACTCGAGTACTCTCGGCCGTAGGATTAAACCCTAGCTAGTACTAGTAAATCTCATCGGGTGCATCTTAAACCTTACGTGAGATTCATCCTGTCATTGTGTTGGGCGACTCAGAGAAACAGATCATGATCTGTCTAATTTCGAAATGCTACGGGGGTCCTGGTTACGCGCATTATATAACTGTCTGTCGTGCACAATCCTACTGTCAGCAGAACTTTATCCCTTTGCCAAAGCTGCAGACCGAAGCTAAAGCCAGGATAAGAGGAGATGCAAAAAGCTCTCGGACATACAGTAAAAAGCTAGAATGACTTCCAATAACAACAGCACCAGTATTCCCTCATCgattccaccaaaaagatttctttCTCGATCTCCACTCTCTCACCATGCATCCATATACGAGAAAGTCGACTCGATCACGCAGAGAGGAGTATACAGTACCAGTATAGCTAGCTAGCACTAGCAAATTAGTACAAGGAGTAGCTAGCTGGAGCAGTAGATTCTTGGTCGCTTCCTTTTGCATGTTATAACTTATAACCCCAGCCCACACCATATAACGCCGTAGTAGCAGTGGAGTGGCATCAGCAACTACTCTCGATCGATCCTCTTATTGGCATTTGCTGAGTTGCTTCCCCACACCATATGTTTGCTCCTGACGCAAGTGGTTTAGGTCTAGATGGATACACTGTTCAGGTTGGTTAGCCTCCACCAAGAACAGGCACAGGCACAGGCACAGGCTTCTTCCTCGCCGGACCAGCACCAACAACAGTCGCCCTACAACTCCTCCCGCTCGACGACCTCCACCggctcccgctcctcctcctcccaccacACCCACAACCACAACAACTCTCACTCCTACTACTATCCCCACTCCCACTACCACTCCCATCCCTActacaacaacagcagcagcaacaacaatagTAGCGGCAACAGCGACAGCTACTACCACGATCACCACACCGCCGGCGGCTGCTATTCGGAGACTGCTGCGCCCTACCAGCTGCAAGAAGAATGCGCCAACGACCAAAGCTTCTACATGGATGaagacttctcctcctcctcctcctcccgccagtTCCACCAGTCGCACCCCCAGCCGACACAGCTGCCGCCCACGCAGCCGCCGACTGCTCCAACGCCGCCTCTGTCGACGTCATCACCCGGGGGCCACGGGCTGTTCGAGGCCGCGGACTTCTCCTTCCCGCATGTCGATATCAACATCGACTTCGGCTCCCCAGCGTCGTCGGGTGCCGCCGGCGGTACAGGGACCGCCTCGTCGTCTTCCGGGGGCGGTGGCGTGGAGAGGTGGGCAGCCCAGCTGCTGCTGGAGTGCGCGCGCTCGGTGGCCGCGCGCGACAGTCAGCGTGTGCAGCAGCTCATGTGGATGCTCAACGAGCTGGCGTCCCCGTACGGCGACGTCGACCAGAAGCTCGCATCCTACTTCCTGCAGGGACTCTTCGCGAGGCTCACCGCCTCTGGGCCCCGCACCCTGAGGACGCTCGCGGCGGCGTCCGACCGGAACACGTCCTTCGATTCCACGCGCCGCACCGCGCTCAAGTTCCAGGAGCTCAGCCCATGGACGTCGTTTGGGCATGTCGCCGCGAACGGGGCCATACTGGAGTCCTTcctagaggcggcggcggccggctccTCTTCGTCCTCGAAGCCCCAGCGGCTGCACATCCTGGACCTGAGCAACACGTTCTGCACCCAGTGGCCCACTCTGCTGGAGGCGCTCGCCACGCGATCTCCGGACGAAACGCCGCACCTGTCCATCACCACCGTGGTGCCCACGTCGGGGCAGTCCGGCGCCGCACAGCGCGTGATGCGCGAGATCGGGCAGCGCCTCGAGAAGTTCGCGAGGCTGATGGGAGTGCCCTTCAGCTTCCGCGTCGTTCACCACGCGGGAGATCTCGCCGAGCTGGACCTGGACGCGCTCAACCTCCGggagggcggcgccaccaccgcgcTCGCAGTGAACTGCATGAACGCCCTCCGTGGGGTTGCCGCGGGCggcgctcgacggcgcgacgcgtTCGTCGCGTCACTCCGTCGGTTGGAGCCGCGCGTGGTGGCGgtcgtggaggaggaggccgacctgGCGGCGTCGGGCGAGGAAGCTGACACGGAGGCGGGGTTCATGAAGGTGTTCGGCGAGGGCCTCCGGTTCTTCTCGGCGTACATGGACTCGCTCGAAGAGAGCTTCCCGAAGACGAGCAACGAGAAGCTGGCGTTGGAGAGGGCGGTCGGCCGTGCCATCGTAGACCTCGTGTCCTGCCCGGCCTCAGAATCTTCCGAGCGACGGGAGACCGGGGCCTCGTGGGCGCGGCGCATGCGGTCATCCGGGTTCTCTCCGGTGTCATTCAGCgaggacgtcgccgacgacgtgcGGTCATTGCTGCGGCGGTACCGGGAAGGCTGGTCACTGCGGGAGGCAAGCGCAGACGACGCCGCGGCGGCCGGAGTGTTCCTTGCGTGGAAGGATCAGGCCGTCGTGTGGGCAAGCGCGTGGAGGCCGTGAGATGGATGGATCGATCGGCACCAAGAAAGACGACATTGCATGCAAATGCATTTGTGTTTGGACTCGCACGTGCGCATGGGAAGCAGGTAGTGTGCATTTATTGGTTGATTCTTCACTTGGATAGTCGCCCGTACCTAGGGTTTTTTCCAGTAGTTCACTACGCACGTAgatcaaattgttaggttcctgaAACTTTGGAGGAACCGATCGACATTGTTGCGGTGCATCCATGGACCATGGCCATGCACGAGAGATCATATGCACCTGTAGGTTCTTTAATCTCTCATTTGTTAGATTTTATGGCCCTCGACAATTTCTTGGTATTCCCTAGTCTCGCTCCTCGCTCCATTGCTTAATCTGTGCTTATTTATTTTTAATTTCCTACCGATTAAcattgcttcttcttcctcctgcgtGCTTTTTTCACGGTTCTTAATTTTACCACACGTCCACATATGTCTACTCTAGTATGTGATACAACCTGGAGTAGGTAGAACATTATCGAAGCTTTAGAGTAAATATCAATCTGTACACCCACAAAGATCACGTTTGTGACAGTGTATACTACTCTaggtaagaaaagaaaaaatgtcACGAATGTACCTCCGTTTAGTAAACTTTTGAACATAACATACCCTCTTAATTAAAACTTGTTGACACAATCCACCTGTTTGACCAAATtgctcccaaatcaacaagaaacAACCCCACAGGATCAGACCGGCAAGCCACGACGTgaagcctagctcacttggttggGCGAGTGAAAGTACAAACTCAACAGTTGGAGCTTAAATCCTCATGGACATGCAgatttaggttcctatttattACAAAGGATCATACTTTCCTTGTACCCATACAATTTAACCTTGAGGAGCAGACTTAGTGAGTAACCAAGCTAAAAGTAAATTGGTACTCATAAAAAGGTTGTGTGCATTGCTAATGGGTGCGGAGGCTAGAGAAGTTAATTTTTCTCCCAAAATTGTAAACGATTATGTGGACTATGTGCATCAGCCGATGCGGAGGCTAGGTGTCATAGGAAAATCCATATTCACCACATACACTTCCTAGCTGACAAAAGGGGCACTGTTTGGTCAATTTAGCTTCAGTTAAATCAAACCAACGAGACGCTTCGCTCGGTAGTAGCTCCATCACTTCGAAaagtactactacctccatcccaaggaataaggcgcacacgtatttcaagatgaattttgaccataaaaattgagcaacaaaatcttggttatattatatgtaattagtatcgttggattcgtattgaaaacattttctaatgatgttaattttatacaaataatctttatatatttaaagtaatacttAGCCAAACGAAAAGatggtaaaacgaggacgccttattatttgaatcggaggtagtagtacGCAAGGCTCTGGAGGCGCAATCTGAGGCTCATCGACACCGACGACTAGGTATAGGTCGGGGCAGGCAATCACTGGCCATGTGTCAATCTTTGGTTCGCATTATATCCCACACTACACTAGAAGCAGGCATGTCGATCGTGCCTTTCCCAATGCCAACCGCCGACCCGCTAAGCCCTAACCCTAGCCAGATCGTAATGCCTTATTTGGGGAATTGAATCCCTTTTTTGCTGAAGTTTTTTTTCAAATAAAAGGCATCACTAGCCAACTTTAATTAAAATAGTAAAGCCCACAAACTTTTCCAATGTCTCTCGTCCAACCTTGTCTTGCAGAGATTGGACTCACTCGAACTTACCCGACCAGATTAGTGGAGGTATTTTGCTAGATAAAAGAAACACAGGGAAAATATGCGTACACTTTGACAAACCACATCAACCTTCGTGAGGTCCGTCCTATCAGATTTTAAGGGGTAGTTTGTGTAACTATACTTATTAGATGAGGTACACTGTTGGAATTTTCTTAAATCAGATACTCATTGTCATAAAcatgttactccctccgatccatatttgttgatgctaaaatggatgtatctacaactaaaatatgttacatctatattagcatcaagtaatatgggtcGAAGGGAGTACTATTTTTTCATAAACTCACATCAACACGCCTCTTTACAACCAAGATGCACACACCAACGAACACAAAATGTTTCTTTAGCAAAAACAATGACTCTTATGACAAAAGAATAAAAAACAGCCCCAATTGATGATGGGCCGTTTTATACAAGTAGAATTTACTCTATTTATGTTCGCGGCAAACATCACCATTATTTGTTTGACTCTCATGTTTTTTTCTGTATACTCACGACACAAACAGAGGCGACCAAATAATAAGTTACAAGATAAAACAAGATTGTGCATGCTTGCATCCTATCAACATCAGTTGATTCGACGCGTATTGTTTTCCTTTGGGTATTGTTAATTAAGTCGTCAAAAGAATACAAAGAACTATATAAAATGTGTATATACATGTGTTCGTTGGTCCAGTATGTAGGAAGTCGCATGCAGATGACAAATGGCAGCATGGCTGGCTGCTTTGCAGCAAACTGACAAATCGATATATATACTTATAAAGAGGAGCTAGTACGTACCTGGTACTCTGTTGCTTCTGTTGTTTCACTCATTGGAGCATGCGTATTTGTTCTGTATATGTAAAGAATCTAAGTGGATATATTGGACCGGATATACCAGCAACCTTGCTTTAAGGATTCCACGTTGCTAAACCTAGTTAACTATCGCATCAATTTGATGTTTCATAGCAGTCTACAACACAAGATCATAGTATGCCGCAAGCTTCCAGTTTAGTACGCAAACATGACACTAAGTAACATTATAATTGGTATTTTTACATTGAAATAATACATATGTTGAGGTTAATTATGCGATGGTCTGTCACATGAATGTTTGGCGGCCTTGTTggaccttttttttttgcttgcatGACACAAGTTGCATGTTATTTGTTGTTGTTGGAATAACCTGTTCAAATGATGGAATTTATTTGTGGAATGAGGGGAACGGATTTCATGGTGTCCCAATCtggcatcaacaaggcttcgccgAGCTCGGTTCATAGCGACCGGGCCCAAGGGCTCCTCTTTAGTGGGGCTCGCAAGTCAGCCAGACCTTGTCCAGTCATGCGCTAAACCCGTAGTAAATATCGCCTATTTTCCACAAGGCAAATATGCATGTCACCGCTCATCTACCGTGACATTAAATATCATCGGCCTTGCACACCACCTACCAGGGCGCAATTATGTGCAAGCATGAAATCAAGCACGACGTGCACATCTACACTATATGCTCTGCTCAGCATCACGATAAGTAGATTTGTTGGAAGGGAACTTTTGAAGGAACTTTTGGGATGTATCGCCCTACACCCCAGCCGCTGCGAAATGACATATACGCTCTTGTGTAGTGCTAATTTCCCGTAAACTCGCTTGTTTTTTATTGTAGGCACATGGGCGACATACTGCGGAGCTTTTGGGTGTCTGCTACAAATGTGGCACTCATGCTTCAAacttgttttttttgttgcaaattCTTTCTTTGTATGTTGCATATATAATGTGATCTTTTTCCTCGACGATTTTTTGCATACCCTGCGATATTTGATGCATGTTTGTTTGAAATGCTACTACAACTTTTTTTTGTATGCTTTTGACATACCACAAGAAAATTGTCACAACAACGTTGTGAATGGACAAATAAGATGGTGTGCCCGATCGAGCGATCCAAGATCTTAACTCAAGTCAGAACGGAATCGCTAATTTGCCCCAATTCTCAGTCGGCTAATGCCCAATGCTGGCCCTAGTGTATGGAGAGTGGGAATGTACACACGATAGAGTCCGATGAGCGAAAATGACATACGCTCTTGTGGTTTTAATTTCCTGGGAAATTGTATGTGTTTTGCTGCAAACACGAGCGACAAAATGTAATGTTTAGGGGTGTGTGCTACAAATGTTGCACTCATGCTTCAGTTAGTTTGGGTTTTGTTTCAAATGCTTTATTTCTGTGTTGCATATGGAGAGCGGGAATGTATATGTACACATGATATATAGAGTGCGATGAGCCAATTTCCAGCTGGGATCTGTGTTGGCTGCATCCCAAGGGGGAAATGCAAGCGCTGCGATGAATCTAGCTAGGAAGTGGAAAGGCATGGGAGGATGGATGGGCGGGCAAGGCAAGCACGTGTAAGGGGGAACGAGAGGGAGCGAGGGTCGTTATCGCGTGAGAGGCGAAGAGGAGAGGGGAGAGCTAGCGAATCTTACTTATCAGGTCGCTCGACGGAATCTAATTAACAAAAGAAGGTGCTGGGGGTTCTGACAGGGGGATTAAGAATGGCCACTTGTGCCTGCGCTCCATTGGTGGAGGTTTCCGGTCTCGAGCTTAAACAGGATCGAGGATGGATTCCTGCCTGGTGCGCCGCGGTGGGAGAAAAAAGGAGCCTAAAAAGATGAGGCTGACATTGTTATCACCGGCGTGGCAAAAGGAAAGGAAAAGAGAGGCCGCAACCTGGCGGAGGTTTCGGCACCGATCGGGTCGAAGTCGAATCGATCGAGCACAGGAATGGCGTTCCTCCTGATAGGTGATAGCTACATCATGCTCGCGCGTGTGCGTGTGATCTTATCCCTTTCTTGATATGGATCGCTCTGATTTGCACTATTCTCGTCGCTTTGCCGGCGCTAGGACGTTGAGCCAAGAAGGGAAGAGCCAGAGCTTTCGAGGcgttttggagctccttcattacaTTCCATGGCAGTGCTGGATGGATCTCCCACTAGAAGAGGTAGAGGGTGGGTGGTGCCCAGGTGGGCTAGCGCTTGGACCAGCGGAAGGGGACACATAGTGGGAAGCCCTTTTGAGGGTACAGGGTGAAGGTGAGTGGCGTGGGCATGCAGCATGCATGCATTCAGACTTGAGAGGAGATGGATACTGTGCATGCATGGCCATCTCCTTTTTTCACCCGGCTCCCAACATGTGCTTTCCGCAGGGGCCCTTTTAGGGCATGGGCTAAATACTTGTCCTTcatgtttctttctttctttaaGTGTGTGTGTAGTCGTGTATACCGGCATGACCGCACCATGCATGCACTGCCTTAGGATTATTCACTTGCGACGCACCCAAGGTCTAACATTCCGATCTTGATAACTTAACAATCTCCCTCGATTCTGATTagacaaacttgtactaaatccgagtcaattaaaaaagaacggagtgaGTATACATGTAGACATGCAGTTACCTCTTTCCCGGGAATTATTTATACCAAGTCCCATGCTTATGTGATTTTGGGCCTTTTCTTAAGTAACCTCTCCGTTTCCAAATTAAGTGTTAGAACTTTGTTTCaacactaaaatatatctagatacatccgtgtcTAGACCAAATCTCGAACAATCAATTTGGAACAGAGGAAGTATTAAGTAATTGTGATACCCCTTCCAAACATACATAATGTTTTAGGCTTTACCCATTCTCCGATATACGACATTACATAGTGACGGGGCCCTGATTTTAAGTTTACGTATGTCCCCTCAATAAAAAAAATTAGGTATGTGAAGTGATTTTTTGGGTAAAAATCTTCAGAATCCACGATGTCAACAACAGATAACAGATTGTGTTCTTTGTAGCAACAAATGCACATAGGTTCCCTCTGGATGCAAAATATTTTTAAGCATCTTAAAAGAGATTCCATATGAAAACCATAATACTTTAGGTTGTACATAGGAAATACCACCTTTTTTAAAATACTACTGTATTTTACAGCTTTAGCAAAACTATTATATATATGTGTTTGGGTATTTTCTAGTCTTGAACTCTTTTTTCGCTTTGAATGCAGATTACGTGACTAGCTGTTGCAAGATTTCTTCAAATGGATTTTTACGGACATGTACGCACCTAGTGCATAGTTTTTTAGTATAATCTTATTACATCTGTTTTGTTTTCATTCAACCATGTTGTTAGGTGTGCTACTGGGTGGTTTGACCATTTGTGATGTCACACCTCAGATATATGGACTAAACCTAGCTGTGTAGTACTCCCTCTTTCCTAAAATGTAAGACACCTaaagattagtcaaaagtcaacgtttttagtttgactaagtttatacataaaaatatgaacatttataatactgaatcaatatcaatagattcatcacaaagtatattttcttaatatgttctTTTGatgttgtagatgtaaatatttttcctaaatatttggttAAAATTACTAAGATTTGAATTTTATTAATCCTTCGATGTCTTACATTTTAGGACGGAGAGAGTATATGACTAGTGCATGCATATGAACGTGCAAAAGTTGTTGTTCTAAATTTTACTCTTTGGCAATTTAGTTGTCTGCTTTACTTCGCATAGGAGAGCAGAGCGGCATTCACCTAAGAAAAATAAATTAAGGGTTTTGCTAGATCTCATCTAGTTGAGAACTAGTAATTAAGATTGTGCTCAGTCAAGTCCTACACCGTTATTTGCTTCATGATTCGTGCTAGTTATCAATTAcaacatgagttgcaactgagatttgacaTCATTTGACTGAGAACGAAGTTAGttagtcgactgagaaatagccACATCCATAAATAAAGGATATGCGGAACCGTTTCTTCCTGCAATTAAGCGTCAAAGTTGTGCAGCCGCCGCCCTtctattttttagaccgaaggcacctggtgcccgactttaaattaataaagcccactGCCGCCCTTCTATTATCTTCCTTCCGGTTGTGATGGATCCTCTGTTCTCCTCTATTGCTTATTTCCTCTTCTTGCTACCTAAAGCATGCATGCTTGACGCCTAGGTTCGTCTCCTTTTGCTGACATTTGTATTTCTTCCCTCACTTGTTTCCCCGATCTGCATAATCACTGCTCCTGTTTTGTGAATGTCCCAGGGATCATGGTGACGGCGACGACATGCGAGAGAGCAATGGCAACAACGGCGAAGAGGAGAAGGTGGAGTAAGTGACAGCTACAGCTCGCTGACAAAATAAGACATAGCATATTTTACTGTACAAATTCATATCTACCGATGTGATCAGT contains:
- the LOC124698664 gene encoding protein SHORT-ROOT 2-like, with the translated sequence MDTLFRLVSLHQEQAQAQAQASSSPDQHQQQSPYNSSRSTTSTGSRSSSSHHTHNHNNSHSYYYPHSHYHSHPYYNNSSSNNNSSGNSDSYYHDHHTAGGCYSETAAPYQLQEECANDQSFYMDEDFSSSSSSRQFHQSHPQPTQLPPTQPPTAPTPPLSTSSPGGHGLFEAADFSFPHVDINIDFGSPASSGAAGGTGTASSSSGGGGVERWAAQLLLECARSVAARDSQRVQQLMWMLNELASPYGDVDQKLASYFLQGLFARLTASGPRTLRTLAAASDRNTSFDSTRRTALKFQELSPWTSFGHVAANGAILESFLEAAAAGSSSSSKPQRLHILDLSNTFCTQWPTLLEALATRSPDETPHLSITTVVPTSGQSGAAQRVMREIGQRLEKFARLMGVPFSFRVVHHAGDLAELDLDALNLREGGATTALAVNCMNALRGVAAGGARRRDAFVASLRRLEPRVVAVVEEEADLAASGEEADTEAGFMKVFGEGLRFFSAYMDSLEESFPKTSNEKLALERAVGRAIVDLVSCPASESSERRETGASWARRMRSSGFSPVSFSEDVADDVRSLLRRYREGWSLREASADDAAAAGVFLAWKDQAVVWASAWRP